The genomic interval AACATTTGGATTAATTCGCGTTCAGTGGGGATACAAGGCAATTGTAACGGAATATTTAGTTATTATATTCGATAGATTAATTGTATGTAAGAAAAGGTTTGCAGGAAAAGACTGAAGAAGGCAGGAGTTTAACAGATGATTAAATCGTTCATTAAAATTGAAGGGTTAGTTGTACTTCTAGCATCTATTTACCTATATTATTCCAATCATTTTAGTTGGTTGTTATTTCTTATTCTTCTCCTTGTTCCCGATATTTCTATGGTAGGTTATTTTGTCAATAAGAAAGTAGGGGCAAATATATATAATGTATTTCATTCATATTCTATCCCTATTGTTCTATACGTCATTGGAATGATGGTGAGCGTTCAAACTTTAGTTATGGTCAGTTTAATCTGGATTGCCCATATTGGAATGGACCGACTACTAGGTTATGGATTAAAATATGACAGCGACTTTAAAGATACACAT from Peribacillus asahii carries:
- a CDS encoding DUF4260 domain-containing protein, which codes for MIKSFIKIEGLVVLLASIYLYYSNHFSWLLFLILLLVPDISMVGYFVNKKVGANIYNVFHSYSIPIVLYVIGMMVSVQTLVMVSLIWIAHIGMDRLLGYGLKYDSDFKDTHIQRI